cttttgacccgattccagttgctactgattttaagtaataaatagagtattttgaactttataaactgttcggaaaactcagatttcctgtagaactcagaaacctcttttataatctttaaaatgaccgaaatacccctacggggcataaaatggatttaaactcgttttgggcattatggaaggtatcctactgataccacaacctctttaaagcatattgacttaggaaacctgtgtaggactcttacggttaaccgttacgccttttgcgcgcacggttcggcttatgtaactagtttacataaactagccgaaacgagtcaaaccttattgttttgacctcaaaatccagagtatggttattatacccatataaaacaagtattcaaacttgttgggtccaaatcacattccattcccagttttcgcctttcacgcgattaaaccgtaattatcctttgaaactgaccggtctaagctacggctaaattaaagacccgttaggattataataggttattttaaacctttgttccagaataggagaccagtaaaagatagttgcattattcgattaaggatttatacttgtaaaggtaaatacttttaacttattttccgttatacgggcttgggttacggtatataaaataccgcttgatcgggcatcaaatcttccatcgtttggtggttaattgaataatttgatcggctcgtttaaacagttttgtttacttaaacgcctttgggggggttaatgaccatgtcccggatatccttggcagcattttacgaaatggccacgacctaagcgcggagtgtaggtgtacactcgtcagtgcataaatagttgatgtggtgtgtctattgatctttaatccggtacgtccgggctactgaacgcataaggaacatgtaattcgttcacgagattataaatttaaataattctcccaagttataaagagttcgtgtcttgtgcattcaaatcaatttttattaaaccttttacaaaaagtgtcggttgaatgtatttaccagtgtaaactgacgtattttcccaaaaagattaaatgcaggtactaagcgtaattggctggatatttctccttagcatcaataaagagtctcgcaagcttaagatgcctacgtctgttgaacaatacttatattatttttatttgatcccctgtggatacatttcgactattcgtaatacattgatattacaaacgatggttgaaatatatttatctttatgcttccgctgtgcattcatatattgtgtggtttgactatattgttgccaactacgtcacggtaatcccccaccgggcccaccggtgagtcacgtggaaatcggggtgtgacaggttgtcgtacgccttttgcgcgcacggttcggcttatgtaactagtttacataaactagccgaaacgagtcaaaccttattgttttgacctcaaaatccagagtgtggttattatacccatataaaacaagtcttcaaacttgttgggtccaaatcacattccattcccggttttcgcctttcacgcgattaaaccgtaattatcctttgaaactgaccggtctaagctacggctaaattaaagacccgttaggattctaataggttattttaaaccttcattccagaataggagaccagtaaaagatagtTGCATTATTCAATttaggatttatacttgcaaaggtaaatacttttaacttattttccgttatacgggcttgggttacggtatataaaataccgcttgattgggcatcaaatcttccatcgtttggtggttaattgaataatttgatcggctcgtttaaacagttttgtttacttaaacgcctttggggggtttatgaccatgtcccggatatccttggcagcattttacgaaatggccacgacctaagcgcggagtgtaggcgtacactcgtcagtgcataaatagttgatgtggtgtctattgatctttaacccggtacgtccgggctactgaacgcataaggaacatgtaattcgttcacgagattataaatttaaataattctcccaagttataaagagtttgtgccttgtgcattcaaatcaatttttattaaaccttttacaaaaagtgtcggttgaatgtatttaccagtgtaaactgacgtattttcccaaaaagattaaatgcaggtactaagcgtaattggctggatatttctccttagcatcaataaagagtctcgcaagcttaagatgcctacgtctgttgaacaatacttatattatttttatttgatcccctgtggatacatttcgactattcgtaatacattgatattacaaacgatggttgaaatatatttatctttatgcttccgctgtgcattcatatattgtgtggtttgactatattgttgccaactacgtcacgtaatcccccaccgggcccaccggtgagtcacgtggaaatcggggtgtgacaggttggtatcagagccaacgttggtatcagagccacgtaatcccccaccgggcccaacGGTGAGTCACGTGgaaatggttgaaatatatttatctttatgcttccgctgtgcaagcCCTAATTTTTGGATTGGCGATGAAGAAATGAATAGATTTTTGTGAAGGTTTTAGGGTTTGTATAGCTGTAAATAGGTGGTGAAAAGGGGATGAGGTGGTGGTGGACTTGATGGTGACGGTGGTGAGGGTCTTGTAAGAGAGACAAATGATGCAGAGAGAGGGAAAGAgtgattttagagagagaggggAGAGCTTTTATAAAAATcttattaataattaatttagtttattaattattaatatgttatattaaaatcagaatcaccaaaatgcccctgcacaaaaagacaaaataagcatgttggaacagtaaaaaatcagggtttttgaattttggactaaaatgacaataaaagtgaaaccacagggacccagatttaaaaagtttgagatttggactaaaatggcaaaactgaccaaaccacagggaccaaaatgacagtttactctaatGAGAAACCAAGAAAGCAAACCCAATTATGTAATTGCTTAAACGTCTTTCACCATCTACAATGTGGGTGTTACGAACATGAAGGGCACGTGAGATGAACGTTTGCCACAGACGTGTTGTATGTGTCCTTCTATGGGGTTGTTGTCCATGGTGATAAACATCGTCCGTGACGTTTCCTTTTtttacttaatatatatttttactttttacttaACTCAAAAGAACGTgtaattctttttgtttttagaaaaaaaaaaaaggtttgttATAGGACTTATGAACTGCTAGTTGTGTAATACAATAATACTGGAAAGATTTTTAACAAAATATTACGATATTAAGTATTAATAATATATTcacttataaaaatatataaacggGGTAATTATGTGGACAAGAAAGGATTTTAGTGATCGATATTAAATATGATAGAAAATTAATTTTTTGAATCACATATACATTCCTAACGTTTAGGTGCGTTTGTGCATGTATGAAGTGGAGATGCTCACATTTAAAATAATATGTATATGAACAATATGTATATGTTCATATATGAGTAAATTGGCCCTCTACCTATACCTAtaagtagggctgcaaacgaactgaacGAATACGAACAAGAACAAGTCCTTGTTCgtatttgtttgttaagaaatatgtgttcacgaactggtCATGAACGCTTActgaacaagattttatgttcgtgtttgtttgttaaggaaatgagcgtgttcatgttcgtttgtgtttgtttgttaattttaggcaacgaatgaAAACGAACGACGATGAACACAAATGatcacaaactaatgttcatgaactcAAATggtaacaaacgaacacaaacaaacgtttGTTGAACAAAATGTATAATACATTAAcgcttattaaatattttatttgtcggagTTTGAAGGATTCAAGTAAAATACAAAAGCTAAAAACACTAAttaactatcgaacacaaacgaacatgttaccgaacgttcacgaaaaTAAATGAACAAACGCGCCCTcggttcatgtttgttcatttaactaaacgaacataagcgaacttcccgccgaacattTCACGagctgttcgccgaacgtttggttcgtctACAGCCCTACCTATAAGTAACAAATACAttcttaataataataataatattttactTTATTTGTTCATTTGTCTATCCAAGTTTATTGTCACATAGACTAGTGTGGGGTCATGGTTCGGACATAACTCGCCACGTAAGAATATGAACAGAAGGCTATACCACCCCCTTCCctaatccaccatggtttgcatgtattaaaccatgacaaccatggtccttctttccatttttcaagtaatcatttcctttttctttagacaaagataaattaaaataaataagggatagtggtttgggtcatgaccacacccttaggataGTGGTTTTGGATTGTGGATTAGAGGTGGATGATATGGCACTGACATGGAGGGTCGTTGTGGTCATAAGGGTCATGACCACATCCTATGGCCTTagttaaaagtttattttaggAGATTCTAACTTAATAAACATCATTAACTTTTAAAATACTTGgatatatttttgtttttgtctATCTAAGTTTATTGCTAACAAATAAAACTCATGGAGGGAAGGGATTGAGAAATGAGAATCACTAGACTGAAAGTACCATTAgcaaaaacgccaaaaaagtagGTATCGAAAACAATTCGGTACCGAAAATTCGATACATGTAATAACATGCATACATTAAAAATGTATATAAACGTAACTAATATGTATATATTAACATATTATTTAGAAGAAACAAATCTGGTTTAGAATATATTGTATCTAATAATAGTTTGAATTTTTAAATACGTGctaagtttttttttgttttttaatattatataacgTAATTTTTTTAAAGAGAATATTAATTGAGAGGGAAGTTTTTGGATGAAATATTTTGGGagggggcgggggggggggggggagtttaAGTTTTAGaatgaaatatttttttttttttgggggggggggggggtaggggggACTTTAAATATGTATTAGGACAAGTATTTTGTGGGAATGTTTTAGGATGAAATATTTTTGGGGGAGTTTAAGTTTTTGATGAAATCTTTTGGTGGgaaatttttaaagatataataagtTTAACATTTGGTCACACATTTTTTCCATAACATTTGATAACATTTCATCACACAAAATAAACAAAGAGATGATGTTGTGATGAATGTTTATGTAAAGCCACatgaaattttgtattttaaCGTGTGACTATTGTCTAAAATTTAGTCACACAATATAAAATATGTAGCCATATGTATTAGATTTAGCCACACTATTAAACATATAATGTGGTTGTATATCATATTTGGCCACACTTTTTTAGTGTGACTGTTTTTTCTTAAAGGATGGCTAAAGGTTTCAAATACATCTTTTATAGTTACATGAAACAAATATTGTGGTCGTAGATCACATTTGGCCACACTCTTTTTAGTGTGGCTAATAAATGTCACATTTTTTTCTTAAATTGTGGCTAAAAGTTTTGACTACATATGTTATTGGTCACGTGAAAACAAATAGTGTGATTGTATATAACATTTGGCCACACTTTGCTATTGTGGCTAATATATGTCACTGTTATTTTTTTCTTAAAGTGTGACTAAAGGTGTGAAATAGATGTGTTTTTGGTCACATGAAACAAAAATATGGTGGCCATAGGTCACATTTGGCCACACATTTCGAGTTGTGGCTAATAAATGTCATATTATTTTCTAgaagtgtggctaaaggttttgaaCTGATATAAATGGTCACATTAGTAATAAAATATATGGCTAAAGAGCCAACATTCATAAAAcatcaatgtttatttgttaaaaaatGTTCCAGTCTAGGTGAATCAAGTAAAtctttagggcatgtttgggtaagcttattGAAACAACTTAATGACTTATTGGCTTCTTGGAAAAGTCAGGATtttgtgacttattgacttattggcttttccccctcacatacaccctctttgccaaacatcattttagaCTACATGTACTGGGGCGCGGTGAAGGCCATAGCGCCGGTATGGAGCCCCCCACACCGCCCCCAGGGGCGCCATGATCAAAAAAAAGAAAACCGGCGTGAAAAAATTCGCGGCGCGAGAAGGTGGGCATtttccactttggtccctgcattttacaatttggtccctgcattaaaacactttggtccctgcattttacactttggtccctgcattttacactttggttatgatgaggtagggctttatgactacggcctcaagccccataaagccccggggtgacgtggcatgccacatggcgcataacgcccctttgggggctttatgactacacatggccttagagcttatgacttttcaaaaaaccaataagttaataagttgtttcaaaaagctttcccaaacatgcccttaattTCAATTTCAATGTGCCTAATCATCATGCATTCAAATAAAAGCAACCATTCATGCATGATATTTATTCAATTAAATATCATCAAAACTGgaaattcaaaattcaatcaTTCTCCGCACTGATATAACATATGAAATCCAaagaaatcaaaaatcaaaaacacacaAATCAATTTGCAAGTAAACAAAAAAGACAATAATAAACAACAAAGAAACCCAAAtacaataaacaaaaaaagaaacCCTAGGTTATGAATTAAAAGAAAGGCGCACAGCAAGACTGACCTTAACGACAAATTTGATATACCATTTACAGCTCATGGCTCTCAAAATCGCTGCAACTTTAAATCCTTCTACACCATTTGGAATTCTTGAGGTAAAACGGCGAAAcccattaattgaattctttcTAGGTTTAGTGATATTTGATGATTTCTTGTGCAGTTTGATTTTGTGAATCTTGCGTTTTTGGATTCCGATTGTTGTAGTTTTTCAAAAAGCCGGAAGAAATCCCTTTAAGATCAAAGCAAGACATATTAACACAGAAGAAAAACAACCACGAGTATACACGTGGTAGCTGTGAGGGAAAAATGGAGAGGGGCCAAATGAGTAAATATCACCGACATTTGATTTTAAGATTGAAGATAATTAGGGATGCGTATAATAATAACTTTATTAaaaatgtaaatgtaaatttAGAAAGTGGTTTTAATTTGAGGGGAAAAAGTGTGGGCGCATGGGTGAGGTTAGGAAAGCGAAGGCACATGGAGGTGGTGGCCCGGTAGGGAGGTGTGACTAGATGTTTGTTGGGTGCATCTTGTTTCTAACTTCATTTTAAGCTAGTAAAAAAGTAGTGATGAAATTACAAATGATAAAGTAACATAATCAAATAACTAAGAAACTAATGATTCTGAGTGTATATAATCGAAGTAATCAAATTCAACAGTTAAAAACTAATGATTTCGAGTGTTTATGAAATGTGTATATATATTCACAAACAAAATATTATAAAGTTGTTCTAGAGTTCGTATCTGATCATTTGTAAATATAAAAAACATTGTTCACCTTTAtcaaatttttaatatttttcgaAAGCGTTTGTGAGTAGagaagagagaaaatgtaatgataaatgtataaaaagtattatttaattgaaaatagGAGAGAAATGTAgtgatttttagtgtaattatagagATGAAGATAATGGATAGGATGTGAATGTTCTTACTTGTTCATACATCGCGATTGTTATGAACAAGTTTGCCGCTTTTTATCTAACCCAATCGGATTTATTTCGTAAATTGAGCTTGATCTAGTCCACGCCTTGAACCATCGAACCGTGTTATTTCATAACAACCGAAACCTTTGTAATCAAGGTCAATTGGTTGCGAAAATCTAGACATTGAAATATTGATCCAAGGTTCGCTTTTGAATCATAATCATACCAATCAGTACTCAGCAATGGCGGACTTACAATGTTagtaggggtagcacgggctatccctcaaccccgtctccgtagtgtaaaaataccccttaactccgtttccgtagtgtaaaaataccacgcaacttcgtctccgttatacaaaggataccccgggtctaaaaaataaaaaattgggatacccctaaATTTTTTAGGCTAGTTCCGCCGCTGATACTCAATATTATTACATGTGCTTATATATGAACTTACATTACTTAAATTTCGTATCACCGATAATACGTGCCATATTATCTATTTTACAAGTATatatttgagaaaaaaaaaacatcttatACACAACACAAGGATGGTGATGATTTAGGGTTTACTATTCACCTCATAAAACTCATATTCCATATTTGGTCACATACTCACTAATAGCTTGATCACTCTTTAGTGGTGAAGAAACACGGACTCACCTACCAGAGCAGTTTGAACCGTTTTCTCTCAGAAAGACCAAGAATCATACCATGCTCTTCCTCTGGTATCCAAAGTTGCAAAAGAGAAGAGATAAAAGTGGGACGGTAGAGACGGACCGGTAAGGGAAGAATCCTCTTTTTCCAGCTACAAAAATGGTGTTTGCCCCATATCTCTTGCCCTAATAATGAGGTGAGGACCTCCTTATATAGGAGACATGGAcaaccctaacctcaatgggtcAGGCCCAGTTAGAGGTTGTGTCTAAAACCCGCAGCCTAGTCCCTAGTGTAATGTAAACTACATCGCGTTGGGCTTCATGAGTTAGTACGCagttataatatatattaatataaaaagcGATAAGTAACAGAAATGTCTGACCGTTCGGGTCGGGTCCAAGACCATATCCCATCAAGTGGTTACATAATTCTTATCACATAAAACCTAATCTTACATTATTTCAAAATATTAAATACTCAAATATAACTCTTATAATTCCACgcttttaacaattttaagtttTCAACAATTCCCATAAATTTAAATGATTAGTTATTAGGCTCACTGGAGTGGGGGCGGTAAACTTGTGTTTACCGATTCGATAACCACAACCACCCTTTTATCGCTCAAGTGTTTACCGAAAATGGAGGGAAATTCGGTGAAGGTTCACTGACTCGGTGAAGGGAGGGAAATGGGGAGAGAGAGGGTGTGTGATGGGGTCCATtccttctcaaccaatcacacatttttttttcctttttttttaaatagtttacctaaacccCATTAGGTAAACTACTGCCAACGTTTTTTTAGCATTAGGTAAATAATTAACGTATCACTATTTGATTGGGTGATTTGAGAGTTTACCTatttcaaatgtttttttttttttttgaacggcaaattatATCATTATATTCGATCACCAAAAAAGTTTCAATCGTTACAAATGGTTAGTAAGCTACTAAGCCAACCACCCAAAAAAGTTTAAAGCTCACCCTATTACAACTTAATCGCTAAACACGTAATTCTAATTTGTTATATCAAACTTCACCCAGCTCCTCCACACCAAATTtgttctctttgctctgttttttatCCATAGAAAGGTAGTTGCCTGCATTTCCCCAAAGATCCCATCGATATTCACGTGTTTCCCTTTAAATATTACATCATTTCTTGCTTTCCAGATTCCCCAACAAGTTGCTAATATTATCGTCTGTACGTAGTTCCTCTTATGTTCATCCAGCTGTGTAGTTTTGTAGAAACTCAACAAATCTTTCATGGAATGGGCATAGATCTGCTGAATATTGCACCAGCTGCTCACTTTTTGCCACAATACCGCTGCCACGTAACACCCGATGAATAAGTGATCCGCGTCTTCTTCTCTTTCCCCACATAATTTACAAACTGAAGAATTAGGTAACATTCCTCTCTTCTTTAAACCGACCATTGTAGATAACCGATCTTGCTCTCCACGCCATCCGAAGATATTGACTTTTCTTGGGGCCCATTTAACCCAATCATAAGGATAATAAGGAATTGCAAACCTGTTTAGCATTTTCCTAGTCGAAGTTACCGAAAAAACACCGTCATCCGAATACATCCACACCCATTTATCAATATTATTTCCCAGTCGAATAGATCTCCTTAGTTGTTCGATTTGCTGCAGTTGATCTAAATGGATACTAGAACTCGGATTAACTCTCCACTCTAATTCTTCGATCCGATCTTTCTCTCAAATGTTTAGCCACTCCCTTCACCCTTAATAATTCGTGTTTGATTCTACTTTTGATTATCCACTAACATCCATAATAATTCATCACACCTTATACGTCCATATCTTTCTCTCAAATCATTACTTCCtcgttaaaaaaaaagttaaaagtaAAGAAACAACTGAACAAGCcgttaaaaaaagaaataaaggAACAAAAAGACTTTTTCGAATGAGGCGGGGAGATTAGCAAATACCACAACACACAAGGGGTATTAACTCTCAAGCAAAACAATTAATTAACACCTGGAAAAAAAATTGGCGAGTTTATTTACACAATTACACCTAACTTTTTGCTATTTAAATCAACTGATGTGAAATTAATAAATTCAAatttatgtttttcttttataactttcaatatataatgttttattaaaaaacGAATATGTTTTTGTGATATACTTATTTTTATCTAtattttaatataaattttataaaaacagaATCGTAttaaatataacgttttataattttgctataaaattttataaaaaaaaatagagtCGTAGCAAAAAGTTGAGTGTAAATAGCAGACCCtttttttttgaaagaataaTTTTTTCATAAGTAGGAAATTACATAATAGCGTTAGATAAACAAGCAACAAGCTGCGTCATAACCTCCTTTTGAATTGCAAAACGAATCCTACTGAAAACgaagttttggttcttcggcgtCAAGAAATTGTTGTGCACGACTCTCTGCACTCTATTCAAGAAACCAACAGTTTCAAGAGCAAGGACGCAAAGGTATCAGAATCAATGGGAATGAAGACGTATTGATTCTTAACACAAGTTTACACATGCTTAGCAACTTTCTCTGGTTCCGCCTTCAATACAGTCTGACCAGCCATGAACCTGTTGTCTCTAAGCCTAACTTGAGGGACACCCCGGTAAGGTCCAAACGTTTAATGGTCCCAAAATTTAAACTTGCAAACACAACCCCACTAATTTCCATAAATGCCTCACTCACCCCTACCATATTTATATCTCCAAAAGCTCTCCCACTTGATCCCTTTTATGTTTCCCTCTTCCTTTTTCCAAAAACCAGACgacaaaaaaaaaccaaaaatctTAACAATCTCTGAATCCCAAAAAAACCCATCTTCAAATCCATTCAATTATCTTGAAAATTCACACCCAAAAAATCAAGAATTTATAAAATTTCGATTATTATTGATCAAGTTCATCAATTTCGTTTTCCAGTCAATGCGTCAGAAGAAACCCGGTTTTCAGATCGGAGAAATTCGAAGCTTTTCCGATTCAAAATCCC
The Helianthus annuus cultivar XRQ/B chromosome 6, HanXRQr2.0-SUNRISE, whole genome shotgun sequence genome window above contains:
- the LOC110944319 gene encoding uncharacterized protein LOC110944319, translated to MLNRFAIPYYPYDWVKWAPRKVNIFGWRGEQDRLSTMVGLKKRGMLPNSSVCKLCGEREEDADHLFIGCYVAAVLWQKVSSWCNIQQIYAHSMKDLLSFYKTTQLDEHKRNYVQTIILATCWGIWKARNDVIFKGKHVNIDGIFGEMQATTFLWIKNRAKRTNLVWRSWVKFDITN